GTCGGCGGCCTCCTGGTGGCCAAAGTTGTTGTAAGATGGAGCATCGTTGACGTCATAGCCGAAAGTGTAGGGTTGAGCGGGctgtaaatttatttatacatcAGAGAAAATTATAGTTTGAAGGAATACAAACTTGCGAGTGAAATTAGTCAATTTTCTAATAGAAAAAACGCTTACGTAATCGTAGGTCTTGCCGTAGGCCGGAGCAGGGTAAGCCGGAGCAGCTGGGTAAGCCGGAGCAGGGTAGGCCGGAGGAGAAGCAGCTGATGCAACAGCGACGAATGCGAGGATAACCAAgaactataataataatacaaataagtCGCAAATAAATACAATCGAATAGAAATGATCAAAAAGAAGATTGTACTATTTTCGAAATAACTTACCTTCATGTTGGGATGGGGGTGGAGATATTTAGTTGTTGCTGGAAACAAAGTCGAATGGGCAACTGATGCTTTGACAATATCCAGGCCCGTCTTTTTATACCCGGCAAAAGTCTAGTGGCCATCCGCTCGGCGGAATCGTTCAACCGTGAGCCCGGGCGGGAGAgcgttggaaaaagaaaccgCAGAAAGTGAATCGTGTGCTAGCAGCAACAAtctttattggcctgttattATTACAGTTTAGCCCagttctatttttctttcctttcgagacaatcatcattttctctccCAGACGGTAGTAGGCTATAGCAGTAATATTTGGCGCATGtggtgtgtctctctctctttcgccaTTATATTTTTGGGCGTtgtttcaatcttttctttttttcccattttcatcaAAACTAAATCGTTCGCTcgaatcaaacatttttctttttaaaatgttaacatTGCAATATTGTATGactggaaaaaatgaaaaagtaaactGGGTGATGACGTGATGGGTACGACAAAAATCGACAAAACGGGAGACATTAAAAAACATATGCGGAAACTTTTGAGACTTTTGGAAAAGTTGGTCTTCTTCGCGTCCGTGTTGCGTTCAAACACTTTTTCCTTGTTCAATTTTCTCAAactttgtttctctctttgttttcgtttttttcccacctttacattttccttttaattttttaaaactagaacacacacagcagcatcaaaatttcatttaaaaaaggagcgCATCCGCCGCAGCAGTTGCTGGGCCCTCCGCCACTGCAAAGTTGAATTTGCGGACATGGTTATAATATGCATTTCG
This region of Daphnia pulex isolate KAP4 chromosome 9, ASM2113471v1 genomic DNA includes:
- the LOC124203258 gene encoding cuticle protein 19.8-like isoform X1; protein product: MKFLVILAFVAVASAASPPAYPAPAYPAAPAYPAPAYGKTYDYPAQPYTFGYDVNDAPSYNNFGHQEAADGKVVSGSYRVELPDGRTQVVTYKDDGYGLISTVKTEGTIKAYDYKPAYKPAYPAAYPAKY